From Vanessa cardui chromosome 29, ilVanCard2.1, whole genome shotgun sequence, a single genomic window includes:
- the LOC124542005 gene encoding uncharacterized protein LOC124542005, with protein sequence MPYYCTVPRCTSMAGKAKNVSFHQFPRDEDLAKLWNKILKRGKPYTKYSKVCSLHFTPEDYTITSGQKNKGQWRTLRKDAVPSRNLPTDSPVPYRRRNSSWTPPPTMIDARMQQQMAQAIYVQTMLAMQAASISALGTEQPSPTEETDAQMSSPNPVPSLERDEVSDDPHIENETAGLDPYASTNIDITHTDTFKCEQCSKCFKDPDVYLLHKRSHTKNNSDNETGNTEEMLKANPILANLLRTNGPQTSIRSETNGVFDVKNVKSIENQIMSALTANMENYLRNLSTIMTNGNTDDDNDRNSENATDSDSKGDLMSNCDKQDLYDSNLIIDED encoded by the exons ATGCCTTATTATTGTACGGTTCCGCGGTGTACTTCGATGGCCGGCAAAGCTAAAAATGTTTCATTCCACCAATTTCCAAGAGACGAGGATTTAGCAAAGCTTTGGAATAAAATACTCAAACGTGGCAAGccttatacaaaatattcgaAGGTGTGTAGTTTACATTTCACGCCAGAAGATTACACAATTACTAGCGGCCAAAAGAATAAAG GACAGTGGAGAACACTCAGAAAAGATGCGGTACCATCTAGAAACTTGCCCACTGATTCACCCGTTCCATACCGAAGAAGAAACTCCTCCTGGACACCACCACCGACTATGATCGATGCCAGG ATGCAGCAGCAGATGGCGCAGGCTATATACGTGCAAACCATGCTCGCCATGCAGGCGGCCAGCATCTCCGCCCTCGGCACCG AACAACCGTCACCCACTGAAGAAACAGACGCTCAAATGTCCTCCCCCAACCCTGTGCCCTCACTGGAACGAGATGAGGTCAGTGACGACCCACACATAGAGAACGAAACCGCAGGCCTCGACCCCTACGCCAGCACTAACATAGATATAACGCACACAGACACGTTTAAATGCGAACAATGCTCAAAGTGCTTCAAAGACCCCGACGTTTATCTACTGCATAAAAGAAGTCACACGAAAAATAATTCAGACAACGAAACTGGCAACACCGAAGAAATGTTGAAAGCGAATCCTATTCTAGCGAATCTCCTCAGAACGAACGGCCCGCAGACGTCGATAAGGAGCGAAACGAACGGCGTTTTCGACGTGAAAAACGTAAAGAGCATAGAGAATCAAATAATGTCGGCGCTGACGGCTAACATGGAGAATTATCTGAGAAATCTGTCGACCATTATGACGAATGGCAACACCGACGACGACAACGATCGGAATTCGGAGAACGCGACCGATTCGGATTCGAAGGGAGATTTAATGTCCAACTGTGATAAACAAGACTTGTACgactcaaatttaattatagacgAAGACTAG